In the genome of Trueperaceae bacterium, the window ACGGTCGAGCGGGAGGTGTTGGGCGCGGTCCGCAGCGAAGCGGACGTACCGGGGGCGGAGGTCCCGGCCCGCTACCGGCGGTTCCTGCAGGGTGGGGACGCGGGTGGGTTGCGCGGCGTCCTGACGCACAACGAGATGGACGTCGTCGCCCTCGCCGCGCTGCACGCGCGCCTCGAGGCGTCGTTCGCAGCGGGACCCCCGACCGGGGTGGGGGGGCGACCCGGCGTGCCGCGCGACGTCGCGGAGGGCGTCGGGGTGGCGCGCTGGTTGGAGGCGATCGGGGAGCGGGAGGCGGCCCGGGCGCACTACGCGGCGTGGGAAGCGGCGTCGCGCGACGCGGCGTACGCTGCGGGGCGCTTGGCGCGCCGCGCGGGCGACCTCGAGGGGGCGGTGGCGGCGTGGACGCGGGCGGCGGAGGCGGGCGACGCGCGGGCGTGGGTGGAGCTCGCGAAGGTCCGCGAGCACGTCGCGCGGGACGTCGGGGGGGCGCTGGAGGCGGTGGCGGCGGCGCGCGCGGCGGTGGGGGCGTCCGGCGACGACCTCGACCGGCGGGAGGCGCGCCTGCGCGCCAAGCTCCGCCGCGGTTCCGCGTGACGGGCCGGCGTCAGCCGGC includes:
- a CDS encoding ribonuclease H-like domain-containing protein yields the protein GRLHPWLRRWAGRDPARDPARDPARDPAAGAAGREGGAAGGPTVYFDTETTGLAGGVGTQAFLIGFGWHEGDAFVVEQLFLPGPASEPTWLDLVASRLEGAGAWVSYNGASFDAPLVRTRFAVHGRPDPGEGRLHLDLLPLARRWWRASLEACTLGTVEREVLGAVRSEADVPGAEVPARYRRFLQGGDAGGLRGVLTHNEMDVVALAALHARLEASFAAGPPTGVGGRPGVPRDVAEGVGVARWLEAIGEREAARAHYAAWEAASRDAAYAAGRLARRAGDLEGAVAAWTRAAEAGDARAWVELAKVREHVARDVGGALEAVAAARAAVGASGDDLDRREARLRAKLRRGSA